In Bacillus cytotoxicus NVH 391-98, the following are encoded in one genomic region:
- a CDS encoding type 1 glutamine amidotransferase family protein: MRTGKVYLYVFHTMSDWEYGYLIAELNSGRCFKKDLAPLKVITVGVNKEIITTMGGLSIKPDIPLDECTLESKDLLILPGGNTWREEIHQPILKKVGEALKLGTIVAAICGATEALANMGYLDFRKHTSNDLEYLKMVCPNYKGEPFYEKQPAVSDENLVTASGLAPLEFTIEVLKKLDVFAPDTLHAWYNLNKTHKLEYFFQLRNSINR, translated from the coding sequence TTGCGAACAGGGAAAGTGTATCTTTATGTATTTCATACAATGTCAGACTGGGAATATGGATATTTAATTGCTGAACTAAACTCAGGAAGGTGTTTTAAAAAAGATTTAGCACCTTTAAAAGTAATCACAGTAGGAGTTAATAAAGAAATAATCACTACAATGGGAGGATTGAGCATAAAACCAGATATTCCTCTTGATGAATGTACTCTTGAGAGTAAAGATCTTTTAATTTTACCTGGGGGGAATACTTGGAGAGAAGAAATTCATCAACCTATCTTAAAAAAAGTTGGCGAAGCTTTAAAGCTTGGTACTATTGTTGCTGCGATTTGTGGTGCAACTGAGGCTCTTGCGAATATGGGATATTTAGATTTTAGAAAGCACACAAGTAATGACTTAGAGTATCTTAAAATGGTTTGTCCTAATTATAAAGGAGAACCATTTTATGAGAAGCAACCTGCGGTATCTGATGAGAATTTAGTTACTGCATCAGGATTAGCACCTCTGGAATTTACGATCGAAGTACTGAAAAAATTAGATGTATTTGCACCCGATACGTTACATGCATGGTATAACCTAAATAAGACTCATAAACTTGAATACTTCTTCCAATTAAGGAATTCGATAAATAGATAA
- a CDS encoding nucleoside hydrolase, translated as MGKKVLFFGDFGIDDTIAIIYAHLTDKIDVIGIVADYGNVPKDEVIRNVRFLLKSVGKEHIKVFGGAEHSMSSEAETFYPEVHGQFGIGPIQPGLALESFENFFEVLTLIKQYKNELIIVNTGRLTSLATLFLLYGDVMENVHSYYIMGGAFLYPGNVTPIAEANFYGDPGAANIVMRYAKNLSIYPLNVTQSAIVTPEMVNYIHSKGKTKFLKPLLDYYYFQFYQKKVPGIQGSPVHDALTLIAINRDDIFTYLRSAVTVNVLDNVRGQSIGDFRNTFEPETYGNRPKHRIAMQMNYEQFFKEFMTVMTGELF; from the coding sequence ATGGGGAAAAAGGTACTGTTTTTTGGAGATTTTGGAATTGATGATACAATAGCTATCATATATGCGCATTTAACAGATAAAATTGATGTTATTGGCATTGTTGCAGATTATGGAAATGTACCTAAAGATGAAGTTATTAGAAATGTTCGGTTTTTACTTAAAAGTGTAGGAAAAGAACATATAAAAGTTTTTGGCGGGGCAGAGCATTCCATGTCTTCAGAAGCTGAAACTTTTTATCCGGAAGTTCACGGTCAGTTTGGAATTGGACCCATTCAACCAGGTCTAGCGCTTGAATCATTTGAGAATTTTTTCGAAGTTCTCACACTTATAAAGCAATATAAAAATGAACTTATTATTGTGAATACTGGAAGGTTAACTTCACTTGCAACTTTATTCCTTCTATATGGAGACGTGATGGAAAACGTGCATTCTTATTATATTATGGGAGGAGCGTTTCTTTATCCGGGTAATGTCACTCCTATTGCAGAAGCAAACTTTTATGGCGATCCTGGTGCAGCTAATATAGTAATGAGATATGCAAAGAATCTATCTATTTATCCTTTGAATGTTACACAATCAGCTATCGTGACACCAGAAATGGTCAATTATATTCATTCTAAAGGGAAAACTAAGTTTTTGAAACCTCTTTTAGATTATTACTATTTTCAATTTTATCAAAAAAAAGTCCCTGGAATACAAGGGAGCCCGGTTCATGATGCGCTCACTTTGATTGCGATTAATCGAGATGATATTTTTACGTACTTGCGATCGGCAGTGACAGTTAATGTACTTGATAATGTACGAGGACAAAGTATAGGAGATTTTAGAAATACATTTGAACCAGAAACATACGGTAATCGTCCAAAACATAGGATTGCGATGCAAATGAATTACGAACAGTTTTTTAAGGAGTTTATGACTGTGATGACTGGTGAATTATTTTAA
- a CDS encoding TetR family transcriptional regulator C-terminal domain-containing protein, with translation MNKRRYDSEVTKKDIMEHASLLFSQKGYNQTSVGDIAKASGYSKGHIYYHFKNKEQLFVLLAQETMQNWYEKWAAKESTYSTATEKLYGMAIHVLYNYQTPLLKSGQEFSSNPKSSSESVKKLFDLAIVPMSTYRAILQEGIEKNEFEDGNLDEWTILLGTWLGGLCQLTNTEELKALEPLFSQAITIFLKSIKKGGNENEDWVNR, from the coding sequence TTGAATAAAAGGCGTTATGATAGCGAAGTTACAAAAAAGGATATTATGGAGCATGCCTCTCTTTTGTTTTCTCAAAAAGGATATAATCAAACATCAGTCGGGGATATTGCAAAAGCCTCTGGTTACAGCAAAGGACATATATATTATCATTTTAAAAACAAAGAACAATTATTTGTTCTCTTAGCACAAGAAACTATGCAAAATTGGTATGAAAAATGGGCAGCAAAAGAGTCTACTTACTCAACAGCAACTGAAAAACTATACGGTATGGCAATTCATGTCCTTTATAATTACCAAACGCCTTTATTAAAATCAGGCCAAGAGTTTTCTTCAAACCCAAAATCTAGTTCTGAATCGGTCAAGAAATTATTCGATTTAGCAATTGTACCAATGAGTACTTATCGAGCAATTTTACAAGAGGGAATCGAAAAAAATGAGTTTGAAGATGGAAATCTAGATGAATGGACTATATTGCTAGGAACATGGCTTGGGGGGTTATGCCAGCTTACGAATACAGAAGAGTTGAAAGCGCTAGAACCTCTGTTTAGCCAAGCGATTACAATCTTTTTAAAATCTATAAAGAAAGGGGGAAATGAAAATGAAGATTGGGTTAATCGGTGA
- a CDS encoding SGNH/GDSL hydrolase family protein — MKIGLIGDSLTEGRPGVSFVNIVKRKYPNIKFLNFGKPGETVKSLHTRLSKTKLESNFVLIFLWIGTNDVYSKLLKVQA, encoded by the coding sequence ATGAAGATTGGGTTAATCGGTGACAGTTTAACTGAAGGTCGTCCAGGAGTGTCTTTTGTTAATATAGTAAAGCGAAAATATCCAAATATCAAATTTTTAAACTTTGGTAAACCAGGGGAAACAGTTAAAAGTTTGCATACACGATTATCGAAGACAAAATTAGAATCAAATTTTGTCTTAATTTTCCTTTGGATTGGTACTAATGATGTTTATTCAAAATTATTGAAGGTGCAAGCCTAA
- a CDS encoding YdeI/OmpD-associated family protein, which produces MSIIDKLKLNKYNNMAVLNQPTDYDVFPNQSTPVNKAHDAIFIFVETLDEMVERTKFIIHNEDLLLEKGYLFFAYPKKGNTRYPTFIHRDDIFPALKVGEDGYVDNSDMKFSRMVSMDDVFTVVGLKREKRKEKKATASSQCVDDYITHVKDVEALLAAYPEELQFYQSLTPGYQKDWARYIFSAKQQKTRDKRRQQMTEVLSQGYKTMDLYRRKKK; this is translated from the coding sequence ATGTCAATTATCGATAAATTAAAGCTTAATAAATACAATAATATGGCGGTTCTGAACCAACCAACTGATTACGATGTTTTTCCAAATCAATCAACACCTGTAAATAAAGCGCATGATGCGATTTTTATTTTTGTAGAAACACTTGATGAAATGGTGGAACGAACCAAGTTTATTATCCATAATGAAGACCTTTTACTTGAGAAGGGGTATTTATTTTTTGCTTATCCGAAAAAAGGAAATACTCGTTATCCGACATTTATTCATCGTGATGACATATTTCCTGCATTAAAAGTTGGAGAAGATGGTTATGTCGACAATAGTGATATGAAATTTTCACGTATGGTAAGCATGGATGATGTTTTTACAGTGGTCGGTTTAAAACGTGAAAAAAGAAAGGAAAAGAAAGCAACTGCTTCTAGCCAATGTGTAGATGATTATATAACTCATGTAAAGGATGTTGAAGCGTTACTAGCTGCGTATCCAGAGGAGCTTCAGTTTTATCAAAGTTTAACACCTGGCTACCAAAAAGATTGGGCGCGTTATATCTTTTCTGCCAAGCAGCAAAAAACACGTGATAAACGTCGACAACAGATGACAGAAGTTCTTTCGCAAGGATATAAAACAATGGATTTATATCGCAGAAAGAAAAAATAA
- a CDS encoding AbrB/MazE/SpoVT family DNA-binding domain-containing protein — protein MKSTGIIRKVDELGRIVIPKELRDMLDIGIKSPLEIFVENERIVLKKYVPYNTCQITGEVSNDNISLANGKIILSPEGAKYLIQELENYLVK, from the coding sequence ATGAAATCAACTGGAATTATCCGAAAAGTGGATGAACTTGGAAGAATTGTTATCCCAAAAGAATTAAGAGACATGTTAGATATTGGCATTAAATCACCTTTGGAAATATTTGTAGAAAATGAAAGAATCGTTTTAAAGAAATATGTACCTTACAACACTTGTCAAATAACAGGGGAAGTATCGAATGATAATATTTCACTTGCAAATGGTAAAATTATTTTAAGTCCTGAAGGGGCAAAATATTTAATTCAAGAGTTAGAGAACTATTTAGTAAAATAA
- a CDS encoding M3 family oligoendopeptidase encodes MPQSHTMDISNIKKLEQELSTLLDTPISSEKNLRNWLKKQSKLIWEIEEQLRVHYIDFQCNTDNHEIKNVFEHDQQHVRPLLKRYQSLFDQKYLASPFRMQLNPDTYDLLDKKIQNAQSLFSEKNIELEVKEDQLVTQYYEITGSLTEIWDGKEKTITELQSYLQDPNRTIRKRAKILISEKFLSVEKELQIIFNGLITIRHQKAKNVQLDNYRDYMFKKYERFDYTPEDCYKLAESIRKYVVPLLDKILHKQKAALEVNALRPWDIAAVAPNKKPLKPIKNKEQLIEKSSSILHDLDPSFSNLLKRMHKNNLLDLESRKGKAAGGFCEYLPVSQLSFIFMNLNYTQYDALTFLHEMGHSIHNECMKHLELHQYQTISMEAAELASMTMELFSLDYWDTFYTNKDNLKQAKIDFFENIIKYLPAMVIVDQFQHWMYENPNHTIQERNDTYLKLYKTYQSSVVNINGYEHWISTGWLPILHIFEAPFYYVEYAIAQIGALNMYKQYKENPKEALQNYKKALSLGSSKSLKEVYEAAGIRFDFSEDTIKKLMLFVEKELELLEGL; translated from the coding sequence ATGCCACAATCTCATACGATGGACATAAGTAATATAAAAAAATTAGAACAGGAGCTGTCTACTTTATTAGATACTCCCATTTCTTCAGAGAAAAATCTTAGGAATTGGTTAAAAAAGCAGTCAAAATTAATATGGGAAATTGAAGAACAATTAAGAGTTCATTATATCGATTTTCAGTGTAATACTGACAATCATGAAATTAAAAATGTGTTTGAACATGACCAGCAACATGTACGCCCTCTTTTAAAACGTTATCAAAGCTTGTTTGATCAGAAATATTTAGCATCACCTTTTCGGATGCAACTTAATCCTGATACTTATGATCTACTAGATAAAAAGATTCAAAATGCACAATCCTTATTTAGCGAAAAAAACATTGAGCTAGAAGTAAAAGAAGATCAATTAGTGACGCAATACTATGAAATTACAGGAAGCCTAACTGAGATATGGGACGGGAAAGAAAAAACAATTACGGAATTGCAGTCTTATTTACAAGACCCCAATCGAACTATACGTAAAAGAGCAAAAATTCTTATTTCAGAAAAGTTTTTATCTGTCGAAAAGGAATTACAAATTATTTTTAATGGACTAATTACAATTCGGCATCAAAAAGCAAAGAATGTTCAATTAGATAATTATCGTGATTATATGTTTAAAAAATATGAACGCTTTGATTATACACCAGAGGATTGCTATAAACTTGCGGAATCTATCCGCAAATATGTTGTACCGCTTCTAGATAAAATACTTCATAAACAAAAAGCGGCCCTTGAAGTAAATGCTCTTCGCCCATGGGATATAGCAGCGGTAGCACCAAATAAAAAACCTTTAAAACCTATTAAAAATAAAGAGCAATTGATTGAAAAAAGTTCTTCTATTTTGCATGATTTAGACCCTTCCTTTTCGAATTTGTTAAAGCGAATGCATAAAAATAATTTATTAGATTTAGAAAGTCGAAAAGGAAAAGCTGCTGGTGGCTTTTGTGAGTATTTACCCGTTTCTCAATTATCTTTTATTTTTATGAATTTGAATTACACGCAATATGATGCGCTTACTTTTCTACATGAAATGGGTCATAGTATTCATAATGAATGCATGAAACATTTAGAGTTACATCAATATCAAACGATTTCAATGGAAGCTGCTGAATTAGCTAGTATGACAATGGAATTATTTTCATTGGACTATTGGGATACATTTTATACAAATAAAGATAATTTAAAGCAAGCAAAAATAGATTTCTTTGAAAATATTATTAAGTATTTACCCGCAATGGTTATCGTTGATCAATTTCAACACTGGATGTATGAAAATCCCAACCACACTATTCAAGAGAGAAATGACACGTATTTGAAATTATATAAAACTTATCAGTCAAGTGTAGTAAATATAAATGGATATGAACATTGGATCTCCACTGGATGGCTGCCTATACTACATATTTTTGAAGCGCCATTCTATTATGTCGAATATGCGATTGCACAAATTGGTGCATTAAACATGTATAAACAATATAAAGAAAATCCAAAAGAAGCCCTACAAAACTATAAAAAGGCTTTATCTTTGGGGAGTTCAAAGTCTTTGAAAGAAGTGTATGAAGCAGCTGGAATCCGCTTTGATTTTTCTGAGGACACAATAAAAAAATTGATGTTATTTGTAGAAAAAGAACTTGAATTGTTGGAAGGGCTATAA
- a CDS encoding NAD(P)/FAD-dependent oxidoreductase, translating to MKSYIVVGAGILGSSAAYHLAKAGARVTLIDRQDLGRATDAGAGIVCPWLSQRRNKAWYKIAKGGAKYYASLIQQLEEDGETDTGYNRVGAISLHTDDKKLDQMEERAYKRREDAPEIGEITRLSKEETKRLFPPLSEEYSAVHISGAARVNGRALRQALINAGKKHGVTFIQGDAALIHEESKIKGVTVNGETMLADQVIITAGAWANEILKPLGVNFLVTFQKGQIVHLHMPNTDTENWPVVMPPNDQYILTFEDGHIVIGATHENDTGFDCRVTAGGLHEVFAKALSVAPGLENSTMIETRVGFRPFTPGFLPVIGPLPNFEGILVANGLGASGLTAGPYLGSELAKLALGKEIELDLRDYDVAGAIESL from the coding sequence ATGAAATCATATATTGTAGTTGGAGCTGGGATTCTAGGATCATCTGCAGCTTATCATCTTGCTAAGGCAGGAGCCCGGGTTACATTAATTGATCGTCAAGATCTAGGACGAGCTACAGATGCGGGAGCAGGGATTGTATGTCCATGGCTTTCACAGCGTCGCAATAAGGCTTGGTATAAAATCGCTAAAGGCGGTGCAAAATACTACGCTTCTTTAATTCAGCAATTAGAGGAGGACGGTGAAACAGATACAGGCTATAACCGAGTAGGAGCAATTAGTCTTCATACAGATGATAAAAAGTTAGATCAAATGGAAGAACGAGCATATAAACGTCGTGAAGATGCTCCTGAAATTGGAGAAATTACTCGTTTATCGAAAGAAGAGACAAAACGATTATTTCCACCATTATCAGAAGAATATAGTGCTGTACATATAAGCGGGGCGGCAAGAGTGAACGGAAGAGCATTGCGACAGGCTCTTATAAACGCTGGAAAGAAACATGGTGTCACTTTTATCCAAGGAGATGCCGCGTTAATTCATGAAGAGAGTAAAATAAAAGGTGTTACAGTAAATGGGGAAACAATGCTAGCAGATCAAGTCATTATTACTGCAGGTGCATGGGCAAATGAGATTTTAAAACCGCTAGGCGTGAATTTCTTAGTTACATTCCAAAAGGGGCAAATTGTTCATTTGCATATGCCAAATACAGATACTGAAAATTGGCCTGTTGTTATGCCGCCAAATGATCAATATATCCTAACGTTTGAGGACGGCCATATTGTTATCGGTGCAACACATGAAAACGATACAGGGTTTGACTGCCGAGTAACTGCAGGTGGTTTACACGAAGTATTTGCTAAAGCTTTATCTGTTGCTCCGGGGTTAGAAAATAGTACAATGATTGAAACGCGCGTTGGATTTAGACCGTTTACACCAGGCTTCTTACCTGTTATTGGACCGTTACCTAATTTTGAAGGAATTCTTGTTGCAAATGGTTTAGGTGCTTCAGGATTAACCGCTGGACCATATCTCGGTTCCGAACTGGCAAAACTCGCTTTAGGGAAAGAAATAGAATTAGATTTAAGGGATTATGATGTAGCGGGAGCGATTGAATCCTTATAA
- the secY gene encoding preprotein translocase subunit SecY yields the protein MFRTISNFMRVAEIRRKIFFTLAMLIVFRIGTFIPVPHTNAEVLKIQDQANVLGMLNVFGGGALQHFSIFAVGITPYITASIIIQLLQMDIIPKFTEWAKQGEMGRKKLAQFTRYFTIILAFIQAIVMSIGFNNIAGGQLITNTSWTTYLFIAIVLTAGTAFLLWLGEKITAKGVGNGISILIFAGLVAAIPNVVNQIYLQQFQNAGDQLFMHIVKIALIAFVILVIVVGVIYIQQAIRKIPIQYAKAVSNTNQYQGAKNTHLPLKVNSAGVIPVIFASAFLMMPQTIAQLFPNLSVSKWIGENFNSAHPIGMSLYVGLIIAFTYFYAFVQVNPEQMAENLKKQNGYVPGIRPGKATEQYVTSILYRLTFIGAIFLGAISILPVIFSKIATLPPSAQIGGTSLLIIVGVALETMKTLESQLVKRHYRGFIKKVN from the coding sequence ATGTTTCGTACAATTTCAAATTTCATGAGAGTAGCTGAGATAAGGCGAAAAATCTTTTTTACACTTGCGATGCTAATTGTTTTTCGGATTGGCACGTTTATTCCAGTTCCTCATACAAACGCAGAAGTTTTAAAAATACAAGATCAAGCTAATGTACTAGGTATGCTGAATGTATTTGGCGGAGGAGCTTTGCAGCACTTTTCAATCTTTGCTGTTGGTATTACACCATATATTACAGCTTCCATCATCATTCAGTTATTGCAGATGGACATTATACCTAAATTTACAGAATGGGCAAAGCAAGGAGAAATGGGCCGTAAAAAACTAGCTCAATTCACTCGATACTTTACAATCATTCTCGCATTTATTCAAGCCATTGTCATGTCAATTGGCTTTAACAATATAGCAGGTGGACAATTAATTACAAATACAAGTTGGACGACTTATCTATTTATCGCAATCGTGCTAACTGCTGGTACTGCCTTTTTACTTTGGTTAGGGGAGAAAATTACTGCAAAAGGCGTCGGGAATGGGATTTCGATACTGATTTTTGCAGGGCTTGTTGCGGCGATTCCAAACGTTGTAAACCAGATTTATTTACAACAATTTCAAAATGCTGGCGATCAACTCTTTATGCATATTGTCAAAATAGCATTAATTGCTTTCGTTATATTAGTAATCGTTGTCGGTGTTATTTACATCCAGCAAGCAATTCGGAAAATCCCTATTCAATATGCAAAAGCAGTTTCAAACACCAATCAATATCAAGGAGCAAAAAACACGCATTTGCCTCTTAAAGTAAATAGCGCTGGCGTTATCCCAGTCATCTTTGCTTCTGCCTTTTTAATGATGCCCCAAACAATCGCGCAGCTGTTCCCAAATTTGAGTGTTTCAAAATGGATAGGTGAAAATTTTAACTCTGCCCATCCAATTGGAATGTCTCTTTACGTAGGGCTCATTATTGCATTTACATATTTCTATGCATTCGTTCAAGTTAACCCAGAACAAATGGCAGAGAACTTAAAAAAACAAAATGGATATGTCCCTGGCATTCGCCCTGGTAAAGCAACCGAACAATATGTCACAAGCATTTTATACCGCTTAACTTTCATTGGTGCAATCTTTTTAGGCGCCATCTCGATTCTACCAGTCATTTTCTCAAAAATTGCGACACTACCACCTTCCGCACAAATCGGTGGGACAAGCTTACTCATTATTGTAGGTGTTGCATTAGAAACAATGAAAACATTAGAAAGCCAGCTGGTAAAGCGTCATTATAGAGGGTTCATAAAGAAAGTGAATTAA
- a CDS encoding spore germination protein: MPSVIEGVIIENCNGTFNLGDKYNIQPIAMDKGYHGSGSSSVGNTCTIFNGVSVTNVSDSDKNDESVGFTL, translated from the coding sequence ATGCCTTCCGTGATTGAAGGAGTCATTATCGAAAATTGTAACGGAACATTTAATTTAGGTGATAAGTACAATATACAACCAATAGCAATGGATAAAGGTTATCATGGTTCTGGTTCCTCAAGCGTAGGAAATACATGTACAATCTTTAATGGTGTTAGCGTAACCAATGTAAGTGACTCGGATAAAAATGATGAAAGCGTCGGCTTTACACTGTAA
- a CDS encoding LysM peptidoglycan-binding domain-containing protein, producing the protein MKLRKVQSLLPISAAMITLISSPVEADASTYTVKKNDTLSDISNQYGVSVQSLKQANNKTTSQIYAGERLTIPNVSKPKQHTPQYHAAESHSTYQVIYQVKRGDTLASIAQQYNVSIQLLKQNNHINSDKIYIGQHLKIDTGLSLQEVDLMARLVNAEAGGEPHKGKVAVAKVVLNRVHAKDFPNTITGVIYQPIKNGYAFTPVTDGRINQPASHEAKMAVEEALTSKGENADWLYFYNPQTATDKWITTRQIVAQIGNHVFAK; encoded by the coding sequence ATGAAGTTACGTAAGGTGCAAAGTCTGCTACCAATATCTGCAGCAATGATTACACTAATCTCAAGTCCAGTAGAAGCAGATGCTTCAACCTATACTGTCAAAAAAAATGATACTCTAAGTGATATAAGTAACCAATATGGAGTATCCGTTCAATCTCTGAAACAAGCTAACAATAAAACAACTTCTCAAATTTATGCTGGGGAACGTTTAACGATTCCAAATGTATCGAAGCCAAAACAACATACACCACAATATCATGCAGCTGAGTCTCATTCAACATACCAAGTCATTTATCAAGTAAAAAGAGGCGATACATTGGCATCTATCGCGCAACAATACAATGTTTCCATCCAACTTCTTAAACAAAATAATCATATAAACAGTGATAAAATTTATATAGGTCAGCACTTAAAAATTGATACAGGTCTTTCGCTACAAGAAGTCGATTTAATGGCCCGCTTAGTAAATGCTGAAGCTGGGGGAGAGCCGCATAAAGGGAAAGTTGCGGTAGCCAAAGTTGTTTTAAATCGTGTTCATGCAAAGGATTTTCCAAACACAATTACAGGTGTCATTTATCAACCTATTAAAAATGGTTATGCTTTTACACCAGTTACGGACGGAAGAATTAACCAACCCGCTTCACATGAAGCAAAAATGGCAGTAGAAGAAGCACTTACTTCAAAAGGCGAAAATGCCGATTGGTTATATTTTTATAATCCACAAACAGCGACTGATAAATGGATAACAACACGTCAAATCGTTGCGCAAATTGGAAATCATGTGTTTGCTAAGTAA
- a CDS encoding 4'-phosphopantetheinyl transferase family protein: protein MKELNFFKCKQVIENNNIHIWLINLEIYKKEINNLKAILNSDELSKSEAFYYRSDQERFIVGRAILRIVLSYYLDILPKDIVFYYNHYGKPYILTNTIDSLEFNITHSNEMLAIAIANRSVGIDIEYMYCGRNLEEYMESLFTTYLQKDLRMNTSEEKQKILLRLWTVLESYVKATGKGIRYPLSTDIRNIVNQHTKNLINSNFEISIDTCFLFKKIEIKDYICTCCILEPLDKFIIFRDEFILELPYYFEKIVR from the coding sequence ATGAAAGAGTTGAATTTTTTTAAATGTAAACAAGTTATCGAAAATAATAACATTCATATTTGGTTAATAAATTTGGAAATATACAAAAAGGAAATAAATAATTTGAAGGCAATTTTAAATTCAGATGAATTATCTAAATCAGAGGCTTTTTATTATCGAAGCGACCAAGAAAGATTTATTGTGGGTAGAGCTATACTACGTATAGTATTAAGTTACTATTTAGATATCCTTCCGAAAGATATAGTTTTTTATTATAATCATTATGGAAAACCATACATACTAACTAATACTATAGATTCTTTGGAATTTAATATTACTCACTCAAATGAAATGCTTGCTATTGCGATCGCTAATAGAAGTGTTGGGATTGATATTGAATATATGTATTGTGGTAGAAATTTAGAAGAGTATATGGAGAGTTTATTCACTACTTATTTACAGAAGGATTTAAGAATGAACACGAGTGAAGAAAAACAAAAAATACTTTTGAGACTTTGGACAGTATTAGAATCTTACGTAAAAGCAACGGGTAAAGGAATAAGATATCCCTTAAGTACTGATATAAGAAATATAGTAAATCAGCATACGAAAAATCTTATTAATTCTAATTTTGAGATAAGTATAGATACTTGTTTTTTATTTAAAAAGATTGAAATCAAGGATTATATCTGTACTTGTTGTATTTTAGAACCTCTTGATAAATTTATCATTTTTAGAGATGAATTTATATTAGAGTTACCATACTATTTCGAGAAAATTGTACGCTAA